A section of the Verrucomicrobiales bacterium genome encodes:
- a CDS encoding Fe2+-dependent dioxygenase, which produces MLLTIPEVLNGDQVKQARQLLDQADWVDGKVTAGHQSAKAKDNVQIPEGHPIAAQLGEMILGALGRHSVFLSAALPLRVFPPLFNRYSGGQSFGTHVDNAIRQVPGTAHRIRTDLSATLFFAGPEEYDGGELCVEDTYGVQRVKLPPGYLVLYPSTSLHHVTPVTRGARVCSFFWIQSMVRDDGHRSLLFDLDLSVQRLSRDLAGNATAEQTAVQLTGVYHNLLRQWAEL; this is translated from the coding sequence ATGTTGTTGACCATTCCCGAGGTTCTCAATGGCGACCAGGTTAAGCAGGCACGCCAACTCCTGGACCAGGCCGATTGGGTGGACGGCAAAGTCACCGCCGGCCACCAGTCGGCCAAAGCCAAGGACAACGTCCAGATTCCCGAGGGGCATCCCATCGCCGCCCAACTCGGCGAGATGATCCTCGGCGCGCTGGGACGACACTCGGTCTTTTTGTCCGCTGCCCTTCCGTTGCGGGTTTTCCCGCCGCTCTTCAACCGGTATTCGGGCGGACAGTCCTTTGGAACTCATGTGGACAATGCCATTCGTCAAGTGCCCGGAACCGCGCACCGGATTCGGACGGATCTGTCGGCGACCCTCTTTTTTGCTGGGCCCGAAGAGTATGATGGCGGCGAGCTTTGCGTGGAGGACACCTATGGCGTGCAGCGGGTTAAGCTGCCTCCCGGGTACCTGGTTCTCTACCCGTCAACGAGCCTTCATCACGTGACGCCGGTGACCCGAGGGGCTCGGGTCTGCTCGTTCTTTTGGATCCAGAGCATGGTCCGCGACGATGGGCACCGATCGCTGCTTTTTGATTTGGACCTGAGCGTTCAGCGGCTGAGCCGAGACCTCGCGGGGAACGCCACCGCTGAGCAAACGGCCGTTCAACTGACGGGTGTTTACCACAACCTGCTGCGCCAATGGGCGGAGCTTTGA
- the kdpC gene encoding K(+)-transporting ATPase subunit C has translation MTHRFLSDLRAGILSTLILGVACCGLYPLIVFGIGKALFPDQAAGSLIRDQTGLIRGSKLLGQNFSGEGYFHPRPSVAGHGYDAANSGGSNLGPTSRKLHDALKVRADTYRKRNGLPSTDAVPADAVTASASGLDPHISLQNAALQARRVARARQLELQKVLGLVRENTDGPDLGILGEPGVNVLKLNLALDAISATR, from the coding sequence ATGACTCACAGATTTCTCTCTGACCTTCGCGCAGGCATCCTCTCCACCCTCATCTTGGGCGTGGCTTGCTGTGGCTTGTATCCGCTCATCGTATTCGGAATCGGGAAGGCTCTATTTCCCGACCAAGCGGCCGGCAGCCTGATCCGTGACCAGACCGGGCTTATTCGCGGCTCAAAGTTGCTTGGCCAGAATTTCAGCGGGGAGGGATACTTTCACCCGCGGCCCTCGGTAGCCGGCCATGGCTACGATGCCGCCAACTCCGGCGGCAGCAACCTGGGTCCGACGTCACGAAAGCTCCATGACGCACTTAAGGTGCGGGCGGACACCTATCGAAAGCGGAACGGGCTGCCATCCACGGATGCCGTTCCGGCCGACGCCGTGACGGCCTCCGCCAGCGGCCTAGACCCTCATATTTCGCTTCAGAACGCGGCGCTACAAGCGCGCCGCGTCGCGAGGGCCCGTCAGCTCGAGTTGCAGAAAGTCCTGGGTCTCGTTCGCGAGAACACCGATGGCCCGGACCTCGGTATCCTAGGGGAACCCGGAGTGAATGTGCTAAAGCTGAACCTGGCGTTGGATGCGATTAGCGCCACTCGATGA
- a CDS encoding TonB-dependent siderophore receptor, producing MLNLINDREEAEGSSLLTRRCGSPALAFLTTLSAAALCPYASSGQGTSSLVGSRPASGTATGTNGPSVLPEVVVKGEQDPGYKPESVASPKIVTALRDTPQTVNVVPRQVIEDQNATTLRDVLRNVPGISFQAGEGGVPAGDQLTIRGFAARTDLFVDGVRDVGGYTRDAFNVEQVEIFKGPNSTYSGRGSTGGSVNMVAKTPKLNPFYGGSLSYGSDDYYRGTLDFNQPIPQLSKLGLEGAAFRLNGLYHDQDFAGRDWIHDHRWALNPTLALGLGTRTRAVLSYLHLQENNLAGYGLPFVSSRNNPYGGRSAVGRIAPLPYDSFLGLVDRDFEDLVNDIAGLRFEHDFTDTVKLQNQTRYGRTDRDSVITAPRIIRNPTADPLYGPYDLGSGRVVTGSDGALYGLNHEFQSRDQVTDVFSNQTDLRTEFETGKLGHTLVTSFEYSHETEANYLRSSTVGTAFPYPAQLSNPLSPSSSDLFHPYFRTGARNQAIVDAAGLSVFDTIELSEKWLFTAGLRGDVFSTTYHQRATNGVTTTLARTDIEPTWRSGLVYKPLPHGSVYFGYGTSFNPSAEGLTLAANNAILDPELGRSYELGTKWDLFRERLSVSAAVFRTDKDNYRNTDPITSVVSTTGKVRVQGIELGVSGRVTERWSIYGGYAFMDSEILKSSTVTTYDGVAIREQGHRLNNTPEQTASISTTYELPWRFTLGTGVFFVDERFSHNVEKQSVAGYWLQDGFVSWKANDHIDIRVNVSNLWDKEYIDRVGGGHAIPGAGRSAILTASFKF from the coding sequence ATGTTGAATCTGATTAACGACCGAGAGGAAGCCGAGGGCTCCAGCTTGTTGACCCGTCGTTGCGGGTCACCCGCATTGGCATTCCTGACGACATTGAGCGCGGCGGCGCTCTGCCCTTATGCCTCATCAGGGCAGGGGACATCCTCCTTGGTGGGCTCCAGGCCCGCCTCGGGAACAGCGACAGGAACGAATGGTCCGTCCGTGCTTCCGGAGGTGGTGGTCAAGGGCGAGCAGGACCCCGGGTACAAACCCGAGTCGGTCGCTTCTCCCAAGATCGTGACCGCGCTGCGGGACACTCCACAAACAGTGAACGTGGTTCCCAGGCAGGTCATTGAAGATCAGAACGCGACCACCTTGCGGGACGTTCTGCGAAACGTGCCGGGCATCAGCTTTCAAGCCGGGGAGGGCGGGGTGCCGGCCGGGGATCAGCTCACCATCCGTGGATTTGCCGCGCGTACCGACCTGTTCGTCGACGGGGTTAGAGACGTCGGCGGCTATACCCGCGACGCCTTCAATGTCGAGCAGGTGGAGATCTTTAAAGGCCCGAATTCGACGTATTCCGGTCGGGGTTCGACCGGCGGTTCGGTCAACATGGTCGCCAAGACTCCCAAGCTGAACCCGTTCTATGGCGGATCGTTGAGCTACGGTTCCGACGATTACTATCGAGGCACTCTCGATTTCAACCAGCCCATCCCACAGCTCAGCAAGCTGGGTCTCGAGGGGGCGGCCTTCCGTTTGAACGGGCTCTACCATGATCAGGATTTCGCCGGCCGCGACTGGATTCACGACCATCGGTGGGCTTTGAATCCCACCCTCGCGCTCGGGTTGGGCACCCGGACCCGGGCGGTGTTGAGCTATCTGCATCTTCAGGAAAACAACTTGGCGGGATATGGACTTCCCTTTGTGAGCAGTCGCAACAATCCCTACGGGGGCCGGAGCGCCGTCGGTAGGATTGCCCCCTTGCCCTACGATAGTTTTCTGGGCCTGGTGGACCGTGATTTCGAGGATTTGGTGAACGACATCGCCGGGCTCCGCTTCGAACATGACTTCACGGATACGGTAAAACTGCAGAATCAAACCCGATACGGGCGGACGGATCGGGACTCGGTGATCACCGCTCCACGGATCATCCGGAATCCTACGGCGGATCCGCTCTATGGGCCCTATGACCTGGGATCGGGACGAGTGGTTACGGGCAGCGACGGGGCACTGTATGGATTGAATCACGAGTTTCAGTCCCGGGATCAAGTCACGGATGTCTTTTCCAACCAGACGGATCTTCGGACCGAGTTTGAAACCGGCAAGCTGGGGCACACGCTGGTCACTAGCTTCGAGTACAGTCACGAGACGGAAGCCAACTATCTGCGGTCCTCCACGGTTGGCACCGCCTTTCCCTACCCAGCCCAGCTCAGCAACCCGCTTTCGCCCAGCTCGTCGGATCTGTTCCATCCGTACTTCCGGACCGGTGCGCGGAACCAGGCGATTGTGGATGCGGCTGGCTTGTCGGTGTTTGATACCATCGAACTCTCTGAGAAATGGCTCTTCACCGCCGGCTTGCGAGGCGATGTGTTTTCGACCACTTACCATCAGCGTGCGACCAATGGGGTGACCACGACGCTGGCCCGCACCGACATCGAGCCCACGTGGAGAAGCGGCTTGGTTTACAAGCCTCTGCCCCACGGGAGCGTTTACTTTGGCTACGGGACCTCGTTCAACCCATCGGCCGAAGGCCTCACCCTGGCTGCCAACAACGCGATCCTGGATCCCGAGTTGGGGCGGAGCTATGAGTTGGGAACCAAATGGGATCTGTTCCGGGAACGGCTGTCGGTGAGCGCTGCGGTGTTTCGAACCGACAAGGACAATTATCGAAACACGGATCCCATCACCAGCGTGGTGAGCACCACCGGGAAAGTGCGAGTTCAGGGGATTGAGTTGGGCGTCTCCGGCCGAGTGACCGAGCGGTGGAGTATCTACGGGGGCTACGCCTTCATGGACAGCGAGATTCTTAAATCGTCGACTGTCACGACCTACGATGGAGTCGCCATTCGCGAGCAGGGCCATCGCCTCAACAATACCCCCGAACAGACCGCGAGCATTTCGACCACCTATGAGCTGCCGTGGCGGTTCACCCTTGGTACTGGCGTGTTTTTTGTGGATGAGCGCTTCTCGCACAATGTCGAAAAGCAGTCGGTGGCGGGTTATTGGCTGCAGGATGGTTTTGTTTCATGGAAAGCGAATGATCATATCGATATTCGAGTGAACGTTTCGAATCTGTGGGACAAGGAGTACATCGACCGAGTGGGCGGTGGGCATGCCATTCCTGGCGCGGGGCGCTCGGCGATTCTGACCGCGTCGTTCAAATTCTAA
- the kdpA gene encoding potassium-transporting ATPase subunit KdpA, with product MGTSGWIQLTLFVIVLAAVTKPMGLYLVQALDADGKTWFDRILRPVERLTYRAMGMDARQEQDWKQYTFAMLVFSLVGCLFTYAILRLQHLLPLNPQGFGALSEDLAFNTAVSFTTNTNWQSYGGETTLSYLSQMVGLTFHNFVSAATGIAIAAALVRGISRHSASTLGNFWVDLVRTTYYLLLPMCVVFAAVLISQGMIQNFEPYTTAKLTETYTVQVPKSDDRGLPVMIDQIVEEQTIVQGPMASQVAIKMLGTNGGGYVNANAAHGFENPTPLSNFLQMLSIFVIGSGLTYYLGRMVKNQKHGWTVWATMMVLFLTGTMACWWAESAGNPIHHQLGLASSDGNMEGKEVRFGIFNSALFATVTTAASCGAVNSMHDSFTPLGGFVPLFNMQLGEIIIGGVGAGLYGMLVFVVLAVFIAGLMVGRTPEYLGKRIEAYEVKMAMLTLLILAVSILGLSSWAAVSAWGTAGLNNQGPHGLGEMLYAFSSATANNGSAFAGLTANTVWYNTTLGLAMLIGRFAMIVPILGLAGSLGRKKISPPSAGTFPVSGGTFMILLLGTVLLVGALNFLPALALGPVVEHFLMHQGKLF from the coding sequence ATGGGCACCTCGGGCTGGATTCAACTCACCTTGTTTGTTATCGTCTTGGCTGCCGTTACCAAGCCGATGGGGCTCTACCTTGTTCAGGCCCTCGATGCGGATGGCAAGACCTGGTTCGATCGGATCCTGCGACCGGTCGAACGGCTGACCTACCGCGCGATGGGAATGGACGCGCGCCAGGAACAGGACTGGAAGCAATACACCTTCGCCATGCTGGTGTTCAGCCTGGTCGGATGCCTGTTCACCTACGCCATTCTACGGCTTCAACATCTCCTTCCGCTCAACCCGCAAGGATTCGGCGCGCTCAGCGAGGATCTCGCGTTCAACACTGCGGTGAGCTTTACGACCAACACAAACTGGCAAAGTTACGGGGGGGAGACAACCTTGTCCTATCTGTCCCAGATGGTGGGCCTCACCTTTCACAACTTCGTGTCGGCCGCCACCGGGATCGCCATCGCCGCTGCGTTGGTTCGGGGAATTTCGCGGCATTCGGCGAGCACGCTGGGCAACTTCTGGGTGGACCTGGTCCGGACAACCTATTATCTGCTCCTGCCCATGTGCGTGGTCTTCGCCGCGGTCCTGATCTCCCAGGGGATGATCCAGAACTTCGAGCCCTACACGACCGCGAAGCTCACCGAGACCTACACGGTCCAGGTTCCAAAATCCGACGACCGAGGCCTGCCAGTGATGATCGATCAGATCGTGGAGGAGCAGACCATCGTTCAAGGCCCCATGGCGTCGCAGGTGGCCATCAAGATGCTCGGTACCAATGGCGGCGGATACGTCAACGCCAATGCCGCGCACGGTTTCGAGAACCCGACACCGCTGTCGAACTTCCTGCAGATGCTCTCCATCTTTGTCATCGGCAGCGGCCTGACGTATTACCTGGGCCGGATGGTCAAGAATCAGAAACACGGATGGACGGTGTGGGCCACGATGATGGTGCTCTTCCTGACCGGAACCATGGCCTGCTGGTGGGCGGAATCAGCGGGAAACCCAATCCATCACCAACTGGGATTGGCCTCCAGCGACGGCAACATGGAGGGCAAGGAGGTGCGTTTTGGCATCTTCAATTCCGCCCTGTTCGCGACGGTGACCACCGCCGCTTCTTGCGGCGCCGTGAACTCCATGCATGACTCTTTCACGCCGTTGGGTGGGTTTGTTCCGCTCTTCAACATGCAGCTCGGCGAGATCATCATTGGCGGCGTGGGCGCCGGACTTTATGGAATGCTGGTCTTCGTCGTGTTGGCCGTCTTTATCGCCGGCCTCATGGTCGGAAGGACGCCCGAATATTTGGGCAAAAGGATCGAAGCCTACGAGGTCAAGATGGCGATGCTGACACTGCTCATCCTGGCCGTCTCGATCCTGGGATTGTCCTCCTGGGCTGCGGTCAGTGCCTGGGGAACCGCCGGGCTGAACAATCAAGGACCCCACGGGCTCGGGGAGATGCTCTACGCCTTTAGTTCAGCGACCGCCAACAACGGCAGCGCGTTTGCTGGGCTCACCGCCAATACCGTCTGGTATAACACCACCCTCGGGCTGGCCATGTTGATAGGCCGGTTTGCCATGATCGTGCCCATCCTGGGCCTGGCGGGATCGCTCGGCAGAAAAAAGATCTCTCCGCCCAGCGCCGGCACTTTCCCGGTTTCAGGGGGCACCTTCATGATTTTGCTGCTGGGGACCGTATTGCTAGTCGGTGCTCTGAACTTTCTACCGGCGCTGGCACTCGGGCCGGTGGTCGAGCACTTCCTCATGCATCAAGGAAAGCTGTTCTAA
- the kdpF gene encoding K(+)-transporting ATPase subunit F, producing METMLLGSVALLLFVYLFTAMVQPEKF from the coding sequence ATGGAAACCATGCTGCTCGGGAGCGTCGCGCTCCTGCTGTTCGTTTACCTGTTCACGGCCATGGTTCAACCCGAAAAGTTTTAA
- the kdpB gene encoding potassium-transporting ATPase subunit KdpB, producing the protein MTSKPTSLLDWKIVGPAIGDSFVKLDPRLMIKNPVMFVTMVEAALTTVSIFTSSDERGFVAQLAVWLWFTVLFANFAEAVAEGRGKAQAESLRKARKETTARRLRNGREEAIPAPSLMKGDIVVCETGDVIPADGDVIEGIATVDEAAITGESAPVIRESGGDRSAVTGGTRVLSDRILIRVTMERGQGFLDRMIGLVEGAQRQKTPNEIALTILLAALTFIFLLVCVTLKPFGIYSGAVFSAPVLIALLVCLIPTTIGGLLSAIGIAGMDRVLQRNVLAMSGRAVEAAGDVDVLLLDKTGTITLGNRMATAFLPAPGVAAEHLANAAQLASLADETPEGRSISVLAKQQFNLRPRDVGDSHAKFVPFTAQTRMSGVDFPSTDGHATRSIRKGASEAIRRHVESLGGSFPKEISQGVDEVSRAGGTPLVVAEGREVLGIVQLKDVVKGGIKDRFAQLRRMGIRTVMVTGDNPLTAAAIAAEAGVDDFMAQATPEQKLQRIRDEQAGGHLVAMTGDGTNDAPALAQADVGVAMNTGTQAAREAGNMVDLDSNPTKLLDIVEIGKQMLITRGSLTTFSIANDVAKYFAIIPAMLMVTFPAIAPLNVMHLHSPTSAILSAVIFNALLIVALIPLALRGVKYTPIGALATLQRNLLVYGLGGVIMPFIGIKAVDMLITAVNLV; encoded by the coding sequence ATGACTTCGAAACCAACTTCCCTGCTGGATTGGAAAATCGTCGGTCCTGCCATTGGCGACTCCTTCGTTAAATTGGATCCGCGCCTGATGATCAAAAACCCGGTGATGTTCGTAACGATGGTCGAGGCCGCCCTGACTACCGTCAGCATCTTCACTTCCTCGGACGAACGAGGTTTCGTCGCTCAGCTAGCCGTTTGGCTATGGTTCACGGTTCTTTTCGCAAATTTCGCCGAAGCAGTGGCCGAGGGCCGGGGAAAGGCCCAGGCGGAGAGCTTGCGCAAGGCGCGGAAAGAGACCACGGCACGTCGTCTGCGCAACGGGCGAGAGGAAGCCATCCCGGCACCCAGCCTCATGAAGGGCGATATCGTGGTCTGCGAGACGGGGGATGTCATCCCGGCCGATGGCGATGTCATTGAAGGCATCGCGACCGTGGACGAGGCGGCTATCACGGGCGAATCGGCCCCCGTCATCCGGGAAAGCGGCGGCGACCGAAGTGCCGTCACCGGAGGAACCCGCGTCCTGAGTGATCGCATTCTCATCCGCGTGACCATGGAGCGGGGCCAGGGCTTCCTGGACCGCATGATCGGTCTCGTGGAGGGCGCCCAACGCCAGAAGACACCGAATGAGATTGCCCTCACCATTCTCTTGGCGGCCTTGACCTTCATCTTCCTGCTGGTCTGCGTAACGCTCAAACCGTTCGGCATCTACTCAGGTGCGGTCTTCTCCGCGCCCGTGCTGATCGCACTCCTGGTTTGCCTCATCCCCACGACCATCGGCGGACTGCTCAGTGCCATCGGCATCGCCGGAATGGACCGCGTGCTGCAACGGAATGTGTTGGCGATGAGCGGGCGGGCCGTCGAGGCGGCGGGCGACGTGGACGTTCTGCTCCTGGACAAGACCGGAACCATCACGCTCGGCAACCGCATGGCAACCGCCTTCCTGCCGGCTCCCGGCGTTGCCGCGGAGCACCTGGCGAATGCGGCTCAACTGGCCTCTCTGGCGGACGAAACCCCCGAAGGCCGCAGCATCTCCGTATTGGCCAAGCAGCAGTTCAATCTCCGCCCACGAGACGTCGGCGATTCGCATGCCAAGTTCGTTCCCTTCACCGCTCAGACGCGCATGAGCGGAGTGGACTTTCCGTCGACAGATGGTCACGCGACGCGATCCATCCGCAAAGGGGCGTCCGAGGCGATTCGTCGGCATGTGGAGTCGCTGGGCGGAAGTTTTCCCAAGGAGATCAGCCAGGGCGTGGATGAGGTCTCCCGCGCAGGCGGGACGCCGCTGGTAGTGGCCGAGGGGCGCGAGGTGCTTGGGATCGTTCAGTTGAAGGACGTCGTCAAGGGCGGCATCAAGGATCGTTTCGCACAGCTGCGCCGAATGGGAATTCGGACGGTAATGGTGACGGGCGACAATCCCTTGACCGCAGCCGCCATCGCGGCGGAGGCCGGCGTCGACGACTTTATGGCGCAAGCCACTCCCGAGCAGAAGCTGCAGCGCATCCGCGATGAACAGGCGGGAGGCCACCTGGTTGCGATGACGGGAGACGGAACCAACGACGCCCCTGCCCTGGCCCAGGCCGATGTGGGTGTTGCCATGAACACTGGCACGCAAGCCGCTCGGGAAGCCGGGAACATGGTGGATCTCGATAGCAACCCCACCAAGCTCCTGGATATCGTCGAAATAGGAAAGCAGATGCTGATCACCAGGGGATCACTCACGACCTTCAGTATCGCTAACGACGTCGCGAAGTACTTCGCGATCATTCCGGCCATGCTCATGGTCACCTTTCCCGCGATCGCCCCCTTAAATGTCATGCACCTGCACAGCCCGACGAGCGCGATCCTAAGCGCCGTCATTTTCAACGCCCTGCTGATTGTCGCTCTGATCCCGCTAGCGCTACGCGGGGTCAAGTACACGCCCATCGGCGCGCTGGCAACTCTCCAACGCAACCTCTTGGTCTATGGTCTGGGCGGAGTCATCATGCCTTTCATCGGTATCAAGGCCGTCGATATGCTGATCACTGCAGTCAACCTCGTTTGA
- a CDS encoding TonB family protein has protein sequence MTSTQLHSKSTSTGPERRQLSCHPEDADWSAIFTLVLWLFVSGVAGMGAWLSYPTPLPPAPPRAPVQAEFLSVELTTEPLPSPELPASPPPAAMPPTLPQKSMPVPAPAAIAVAEPSPAIAFPIPVEGPVRVVNAAQASLVRQAPVVTPTATPAVPVSVPAVQQLQYGQGEGRQPAPEYPMTARRQGQQGTVGVRFTVGPDGHVVAAEAIRPAPWPILTQAALRTVRDRWKFRPGPLRLYEVSIRFELAP, from the coding sequence GTGACTTCGACCCAGCTCCATTCGAAATCGACCTCAACTGGCCCCGAACGGCGCCAGCTGAGCTGTCATCCGGAGGACGCGGACTGGTCCGCCATCTTTACCCTGGTCCTTTGGTTGTTCGTTTCAGGGGTGGCGGGGATGGGTGCCTGGTTGTCCTATCCGACTCCACTGCCTCCCGCACCGCCACGAGCCCCCGTTCAGGCCGAGTTTCTGAGTGTGGAATTGACCACGGAGCCCCTGCCTTCGCCGGAACTTCCGGCATCGCCGCCACCGGCGGCGATGCCACCCACGCTGCCGCAGAAGTCCATGCCCGTGCCGGCACCGGCCGCCATCGCTGTCGCCGAGCCCAGTCCGGCGATTGCATTTCCGATACCCGTCGAAGGCCCGGTTCGGGTCGTGAACGCCGCGCAGGCCTCCCTGGTTCGTCAAGCGCCGGTGGTTACACCCACAGCCACCCCGGCAGTCCCGGTTTCGGTCCCGGCCGTCCAGCAGCTGCAATACGGACAGGGGGAAGGAAGGCAACCCGCGCCCGAGTATCCGATGACGGCGCGTCGACAGGGGCAGCAGGGAACTGTGGGTGTTCGTTTTACGGTCGGCCCGGACGGCCACGTTGTGGCTGCCGAGGCGATCAGGCCCGCGCCGTGGCCCATTCTGACCCAGGCGGCGCTGCGGACGGTGCGGGATCGTTGGAAGTTCCGCCCTGGCCCGCTTCGTCTGTACGAAGTCTCGATTCGTTTTGAACTCGCTCCCTAA
- a CDS encoding PepSY domain-containing protein: MMLRKLLFWAHLVVGVVAGVVILMLCVTGAAIAFEKEAIGFGEAGLRRVEPIPGIKPLSVDAMLRRAELDRPGKKPTSLAVSFDPGQAVVLSYGRYESAYMNPYTGAMVDPGAAGTRSLMRVLTDWHRWLGRDDQGRSVGKAITGAANVAFLFLAISGLILWVPRKWSIESIKSVVHFRWQARGKARDWNWHTVVGFWLSPVLIVLTLTGMVISYRWASDLLHRVAGSPPPPAAAGPGGPAGAGAVTVGKPEVPTQPLTYAALAAIAQQAVPQWDLLTLRLGSNDRRGGGAPSADRGGSARGPREGEGKGEASKGPDNVPAVNFSLRERGALPQYGSVQLWLDPYTGAVLKREGYAEFNSGRKLRMWFRFLHTGEALGMVGKFVAALASLGGAVLVWTGFALAWRRFRSRRENSAVANGPPDALRENL, from the coding sequence ATGATGCTGCGTAAACTCTTGTTCTGGGCCCACCTGGTGGTTGGGGTGGTAGCGGGGGTGGTTATCCTCATGCTGTGCGTGACCGGAGCGGCCATCGCCTTCGAGAAGGAGGCCATCGGGTTCGGCGAGGCTGGCCTGAGGAGGGTGGAGCCGATTCCAGGGATCAAACCGCTGTCGGTCGATGCAATGCTGAGGCGGGCAGAACTCGATCGGCCTGGCAAAAAGCCGACTTCTCTGGCAGTGTCCTTTGATCCGGGCCAGGCGGTGGTGCTGTCGTATGGCCGGTACGAATCTGCTTACATGAACCCGTATACCGGAGCGATGGTCGATCCAGGAGCCGCGGGCACGCGCAGCTTGATGCGCGTGCTGACGGATTGGCATCGGTGGCTCGGTCGCGATGACCAGGGTCGATCGGTCGGCAAGGCGATCACCGGTGCAGCGAATGTGGCTTTTCTGTTCCTGGCGATTTCCGGACTGATTCTGTGGGTGCCGCGGAAGTGGTCGATCGAATCGATCAAGTCGGTTGTCCACTTCCGCTGGCAGGCCCGCGGCAAGGCTCGGGATTGGAACTGGCATACAGTGGTCGGATTCTGGCTTTCGCCCGTGTTGATCGTGCTCACGCTCACGGGCATGGTGATTTCCTATCGTTGGGCGTCCGATCTCCTGCACCGTGTGGCGGGATCTCCGCCACCGCCGGCCGCCGCGGGTCCTGGTGGGCCTGCGGGAGCGGGAGCGGTGACCGTTGGCAAACCTGAGGTGCCGACCCAGCCGCTCACCTACGCGGCCTTGGCGGCGATCGCTCAGCAGGCAGTTCCGCAGTGGGACCTTCTGACCCTGCGCTTAGGCTCGAACGACCGTCGTGGTGGTGGTGCTCCGTCGGCGGACCGCGGCGGCTCCGCTCGCGGTCCGCGAGAAGGCGAGGGTAAAGGCGAGGCCAGCAAAGGGCCGGACAACGTTCCCGCTGTGAACTTCTCGCTCCGGGAGCGAGGGGCTCTGCCTCAATACGGGAGCGTTCAGCTGTGGCTCGATCCCTATACGGGCGCAGTGCTGAAACGCGAGGGATATGCCGAGTTTAACTCCGGACGTAAGCTCCGGATGTGGTTTCGATTCCTTCACACGGGCGAAGCGCTGGGAATGGTTGGCAAGTTCGTGGCTGCCCTGGCTTCCCTGGGTGGGGCGGTTCTGGTTTGGACCGGCTTCGCGCTGGCGTGGCGTCGATTTAGGTCGCGTCGCGAGAACAGCGCAGTAGCCAACGGACCACCCGATGCGCTCCGAGAAAACCTGTGA